The Hemicordylus capensis ecotype Gifberg chromosome 5, rHemCap1.1.pri, whole genome shotgun sequence nucleotide sequence CCGGAAAGGCATGACTCTTTGGCTCAGGCTGTGTCTTCATTCCGCACCTTCTGGGGCTGGTTTTAATGAATGAACTGAAGGCCCAGTGACAAATCCAGCGCTTTGCGTTGCTTGTGACGTGTGGTGAGGTCCCATGGAGCTTCAATAACACACTCTCCAGCTCTCTCAATTCAAGCAGCGAGTCAACGAACAGCTGGAGGAAGGGGTGCCGCTCTGGGGCTCGCCGAGTGCATCAAGATCCcgcaccccccaccctccatttcCAGAGCACACGCGGACTCCTCCACATCTAGCAGCGCAGAGGAAACTGCTCCAGCCCTTTTTCGCCCCCAGAGCTCAGATACAGAAATTCTGAAATGAAATTCAGGAGGAAGCCGTGCTTCTTATACTTCTGAGCAGCAGGGAGCGAGCGGGAGAGGGTCTTGCTCACAAGGGACAGCTTGCCGAAACCTCGGCCGTCTGGCGAGTTTTAAAGctcgtaacccccccccccccaatgattggTTGCGTTGTGTGATTTATAATCCAGTTAACCCTAGTGCGAGTAAACCAGGAAATAGCTCTGGCTAAACTAAGTTAGAGATCACAGTGGGAACACGGTCCCTAAACCAGTCAAGCCGCCGTTTGAATCTGTTCTCTAATTCAAGCCAGCTCAGACCAAGACGCAAAGCTGGTTTAAAGATAACTCCCAGGCCACAATCCTTGGCACAACTGGCTTAAGGCTTGTGAGGATCGCAGTGTCCCTAGCTCCGCCCGCTTAAATTCCCGAGGCCGCGGGCAAGACATTTGTAGTTTCGTTCAGGTAGAGCCCTGCAGTGAATCACTCATACTCGGGGGAAATAATTCCATCGGGAGGAGTGGTGGAAGAGCCCTGTCGTGGAAGGATTTGCTGTCTGTGTTTGGATGTCTGTTTCCCCCTCTACTAAGGTCTTCGCTCCACCCTCCCCCGCGTCCAAACAGTAATAGCACCTCCAATGACACCCAACCAAAATCTGTTTTCTCGGCCATCGAGGTAAACGGCGTGTCCTATTCCCGGCCTCAAGCACGCACGTATATACTCTCTTGTACTGTGAACTGTTACCAGCTACAGTGCCCTGTCCTAATCTCATCGTGCGCCATGAATGAATGAGCGCGCAAGTCTGTGTTTGTTGTGTTACACCCCATGTGACACAAAGCATGAGTAAGACGGCGGAAAGAGGAGGCGGGGCTTGTCTCCGGTTAAGCTCAGCTTTACCACTTCCGGGCGCTGTTTTGGTGCGCGTTTGCCCTCGGTTTTTCTTGTCgttctgccttttaaaatctgCAGTTAGCTTGCTGCTCTTTCTGCTCTTCAAAGCAAATGTCAAGGCAGCAGCAATGTTACTATTGTCCAACTCGTGCAGATCTTTGAAATTAATATAGATGGAGGAAatattcttttttccttttccgtTTAAATTATTACAGAAGGTTGAAGGGATaggaggagaggggtgtgtgtgtctagagagagagagagtgaggtggGGGGAGCGGCCATCCGTTGCTGATGCAGAGCCGGCTGCCCTGATCGTGGGAAAGTGGCTGCCTGTAAAGCAGCGGATTCTTTGTGCCTGTTGTTCTTCTGTAATCGATCTCACTTCAAGTGGAGGGGCTGAAAACTTCAAAGGCAGAGCTGGCTGTTGGGGGTCGAGGCGGGAGCCGCATCAGCTCGCCGCCAGGGCGCTTAGTCCACCCCCTCGGCTTCTAGCACCCCCGCCCCTTCCAATAGAAAGAGCAAAGGGGCTACAGAGCCGCGCCGGGCCCCAAGTAAGCAACCCAATCAAGAAGAGGCTGTGCAGATTTTGTgctgggggaagagaaaggcgcGGGAAGGAGGCATGGTTTCAAACGCTGAAATCAAGCAGACTGCACTATgcctttcctttaaaaacaaacaaacaaaaactgccGTCTCATTCCTGTGtgtgacctccctccctccccgccgcccTCCCGATCACCACAGTGGCCCAGTTGGCAAGGCACACAGCCGCTATGCAAAAGTGCAGGACAAACAAGGGTTACCTGGCGCCAACTGGAGGCTGTCCCGAGTACTTTGTGGAGCGTTGACACACACAGATCGATGTGCTATGACGCGGAGCTGTCGTGCTGCGCCCAGGGGGAGGAGGCAAGCCaaatcacacacagacacatacgaTAACCCTATTACCAAATGTATGCCTGTCGCGGGAGCAGGGACCTTGGACGGAACTTGCCCGCCGCGTGCGTTGCTAAAGTCACCGACAAGGCAGAGTGCCGCAACACAAACTGGTCTTTCCCTTGTTACTTTTCCAGGCGTTTCTAGGTTCGCTTCTTGGGGTGCACCTAGCCGTTTTTCGCACAAGCTGCACGTGGAAGCCTGCAGAGCTGATGCACCCTTGCTTGCGAGCAGCAAGCCCTACTGAACTTAGTGGGCGTTATTTTCGGGTAAACATGCAGAGGCTCGGGCGCAAAAGGGACAAAAATGTTCCAGCGACTGAGGTGGACAGGAGTTCTGTTAGTCTAACTGCAAAcgcagaaagaaaaaaagaaaagcggggggggaACCCTGGTTGCATACTTGAAGTTGGTATGCCAACTTCAAGACTATAAATAAAGCTATTGCCACATTTAAAATATGCAAACTTAAAGATGAACAGTTTTATTGTTAGCTCTTTAAGGTGccgcacttatttatttatttatttatttatttaaaacatttatataccaccccaaaccaaagtctcagggcggttcacaatcataaaacaacaatacaaataaatacaacattaaaatcaattaaaactccaaaaagctgcttaaaatgaaaataatttacaatatttaaaattacaaaagcgaaaagtcctggttaaaaagatgagtcttcaaagatcttttaaaaaccgctagagatggggagagtcttatgtcagcgggaagcgcattgcaaagtctcggagcgacaactgagaaagcccgtccctttAAATGTGGCAATACCTTTATTGTAGACTTGAAGTTGGCATACATGTGTATTATAAGAGATGGCAGCTTATGCCACAAGAAATCCGTCCTTCAAGGTGCTCATAAACAATTAAAAGCTCTGGCTACCATCTAGTAAGAGAGCagcttaacagaacttcccaaagaactgcaccaccaccagtgcagtggggaagcaaccatttttgacccctccccttccccagagagccctctgtgccatccaaaactATATCCCTGTGGGCTGCCCAACCTCCAACCTCAAAGACAAGAGTTGGCATCAAAAATTACCACTTCCCACCCTCGCACCTGTGCAGTCAGTTGGGAAGTTTTGTCTCTTACTGCTCCAGTgtatccttgctctgaatgtcagctactGTCTCAATTCACGAAAGTAttaagctaaagaagatgctaaaaGAAGATGTTGCCCCCGTCACCATAGGCACCTAATCTGTTCTCATGATTTCCTTTTGCAGAAGCTAAACCTAGCTCTGATACAATCCTGGAACCCAGCTACTATACACAGTGCCATCTCAGGGTCCCCTCCTCTTGTTATGAAGCACTGTATCAAATTTATTTAGGTGTGTGCATATAATTGCACCCAATTACAAGAGACTGGAGAAATGCATGGATATTAATACCAGAACCATGAGAAACAAAACTAAAACTGAAGAGTTTAGACAGTGGACACAACTAGCAAAAAGCAAATCAAACTAGTACTATAGCTACTTATTGAGAAAGGGCTTGCATACCAGTGAAATGGACTGTATAGCATTTACAAAATATTTTGATTGCATTTGTAGAGCATCATAGACTGGTAGTGATTAATAAATGGTGGTGTGAGGACTGGAGAAAGATAAATTGTTATGattaatttttagcctactttccttaaggaaagtaagcttatgaaatcacctggctctgtgtatatgtgtgtgtgtgtgtgtgtgtgtgtgtgtgtgtgtgtgtgaactttgcaatgcctggaccaatatcaaCAAAttggggtacagttgtagggacacacagggacacctcaatggcatagtttgtgataatgtcatccaccccgattcaaggtggcagacgcatgaacatttgaggagcatgggctaacttgtgggccgtctaaccaatctgaaccaaatttggtacagttgtagtgagtgacacatagggacacctccatggtgtagtctgtgattatgtcatccacctcagttcaagatggtggatgcacggacgtttgaggcacaagcgggctaacttctgaactgcctaacctatttggaccaaatttagtgcagttgtagggacagtgaaaggaaagtacgcagattagttcttaccataaCTTCTTGTTCTTTTCCCCAATTATAGGAACATATCCCCAAAACAGATATTTTACAGAGAGAATGTTGATAGGAAAATCATTTTATGACTTGTGGCAGATTTTGTagattaaaattttatttttcttctccttcGCCTTCTCCTGCTTCCAAAAGTGCACTGCAGAATTATAAACTTATTTGTTCTTGGACATATTCTCTGCTTTTGATCTCTGGACTTCGCATTGGGGATGAATGTTTGCTTATTCCTGATCTTTGATCCTGCTTGCACTCCCATTATTCTGCTAGTACTTATGGATGCCCACTACCAGTTATTTTCGTAATGCTTTGGCTCTGCCCATGCTGAATGCCCTCACAATTACTCTCTGTGCTCTGCACTTGTTTGCCCATTCAGTTCTGGAAAACCTGTGCTCACGAGGGACCATCCCACAAAGGAGTCCAAATAAAGAAATCATTCTATTTCAGATGGTATGTTCTATTAACATTGGAGGAGATTTAGTGACATACGCTATCCTGTTCACATTTCATCCTAAAAGTGATCATGCCAGAATTTCTTTCTGTTGCTTCAAACATCTTAAGATGATCTCTGCAGCAAGATCTACCAGCAAGGAATCTCCCGCAAGGAATCTCCAACAAGGAAGCCCTAATCCTATTTGTAGTTGCAACAACACAATAATTTCCCATGTTAGGCCCATGTTCTTTGGAAGTACTAAGCACAGTATCTGCATTAGGAATTATTGGCCAAACCTCATCCAATAATGTCCCAAATGTTAAGTTATCCCGCATTATGTAGTTAGAGCaagtccctttaatttcaatggatctCATTCCCAATTCTTTTGCTCAGGTCAGAACTTTTGAAGGAAATTTATGTCAGGCTTGTGGTTAGCTTTTTCAAAGAAGCTATAATCCAATTGTACACAGCCTTCCTGCTAAAAGCCTGGTACTTCACACCCACTCTGCATGTGTGATGGTCTAGTTTAGCAAAAGAGCTTAATATTGCTAAACGCTGCCATCCAGGTCTGTCAGAAGTGGAGCCAATTTAGAAAGCCCCAAGATTCTGCTGACTTCAGAAGGATTAACCTGCTCTCCTAAGCGGCCTCACAAGTACATATGTAGCCAATATGGTTCTGCCTTAGCAACTGAGCTTTTAACAAATATCTTTCATATAGTTCCAAGCTGTAAAGCTAAAATATACTAAAGCCGAGTACCTACAGCATCATGTTGTTTTATGACTCTCTGGAGGATCCATGGCTCCCGCATCTATTGGCCGCCTACTCCTTCACATAGAATTGCTTGCAGGGATGGGTGCTTGGAGGGAGaaatgtgtttattattttatttatgaaatGTTGACGTTGTTTTTCCTGTCCCTCAAAGTGCAAATCAGTATGTTAGCTATCAGAATGCATcaattaaaacagtaacacaTTTAAAGCTAAtatcagtggtggcaccagaaagaaaaatggaggggaggagggcacaGAAAAGGAAACATGCATTTATGAGTGGGTGAGCTCTATATTCGATTTCTCAGTCAAAAGTGGGGGACCggtgggggggagccacttttctAGGGGGTACTTGCTTGACTAGTATATAGCAAATTAACTTGACAGTCATGGGGGGTGGGTGCAGAGAATGGATCAGAAGTAAACcaagaaaagaaaataaacatTGAAAAGAAAAATATCTTAAGCTGCCTATGAAAGTATACAAACAGGGGCCCAACTTGAGTTAGTAGGCGAATAATTCTAAAGAGAAGGTGCCAAAACTAAAAAAGCCCTGCTCTGTGTTCCTGCAGATTTTATCACTGCACATCAAGGGTCacagggagactacatgtgtgaacattgtaagatattccccttaaggaaggagccactctgggaagagcagaaggttccaaattctctccctggcatctccaagataggactgagagagattcctgcctgcaacattggagaagccgctgccagtctgggtagacaatactgagcttgaccagtattggtctgactcagtatatggcagcttcctatgttcctttgcttCTACACTAGACCTCCTCTTCTTCTATGTTCTATCCATTCACTTTTTGTGGAGCATCTACATGACAACATTTCCAGATCACTGCATTCCAGTGTTTGCTGTCTTGCCCTCCCACAGTTTCAGACCTGATTTGTGGCTATTTTTCATCTATAAAATGCAGCTGCAGTAGCAGCCTGTCTAATAACAACAGGGCCAGGCAAAGCATTATTAGGGCTTTTAAGGGGAACTGCTCCTTTAAATTGAAAGCTTGGAGGTTAAGCCTCTTTCATTGCTCCCCAGGagtatttccagacagggctttttaGCTCGGATTGGAGGGTGTGCCACCAAAGACTATGCAAGATattggagagcacttcacacatgattcaggtttttcactgtatGTTAGAGCCTAGCCCTATTTATGTCTGAGgtaaaaaaatcaatttggggggccttttttttttggtcaaattcaaactcgcagtagtaaacccacagtaaagctaGCTGTTTGGGAAAGATCCAGGTCAGTGTGGATGATGGATTCATTCACGCTGAACTGTCCCTTTTGTAGTTAGCATTTTGCGCTCTCTGTTTGTTATATTACTGGTTTCCAACtatttcccccttcttttctttattttatgaTGAAATCATACTATTTCTACCTGCTTCTTCCTCATCCATTTATGGCTCTAAGTACATGCTATTCTTTCATTTGTCCTTCTTGTATATGCAGACCACATGTATTGTTTTACATCATCTCCTTTAAAGTAATGTGTCTCTTTGTGTTTTCTCTGTTTTCaagtgtgtatgtctgtgtgtcagTCCTGGCATACCAATGCATCCCTCTGAGAGTGtacatcttaaaaacaacaactggatTTGATTTATACTGGAAATACATGGAGGCatttgaatcaggcccaaggcccatggaGATTTCTGGACAAAGGAATTAGGGCAGGTGAATAGCTGAGTGATTGCAGCCCACCCAAGGCCATATGTTGGACTAGAGAGGTGAGCACATTAAACAACATGCTTGGTGAAATTCCTTGGATTCTTTGGGTTTTTTGGTGCTAGATTGGCCTTTGTTGCTGCCTGTGGTCATAAGAAAATGTAAATCTCAGAATGGGGTCACATTGGCAAAAGGTTTAGAAATAGATCTTTGAGCAGGAATTCAGACTCTGTTCTTTTTATACTACAAtccaagaaaaataaaaagaacacaCAATACACTTCTCATTGAAATAAGTAGTGCATGTTTTGATTTGGACTTCATGCACAAGACATAAAAATAATTaagggggttgaaaatataaATGCTTTCTTAaaatttcagtgtgtgtgttttttaagcaaCACAGCTGAAGTAAATGCATGCAGATAAATTAAACTCACATGTTTAAAAATATCCTGGGTtgcatccaaagaaagttagtgataaataagttccattgaaattaatgagcggcatccagactaaattactcctgagtagtcctgctGAAAATAAGTAGTCCtatagaataactcctgagtagtattactgagtaacttagtccaGATGCGGGTCACTAGGCTTCAGTTAGCTGCAACTAGCTTGTTTCACAGATTTCAGTTCTGCTTAATCCCAACTAAATTTCTTTGGATAATCCCTCTGTGTTTTTCACACAAAAAAGATGATTAAACATGCAATATCTTAACATTACTGTATTTCATAATGCTATCTAGATGACATAGCCCATCATAACTGATGATTTATTGAGTTCACTGCTTCAGAGCGTTCTAGCCCACATTAATTGACATCTGTTTTCAGTGTTTTACATTTGAGATGTGTCTTTTCCCCATGCAAAATGCCTCATGGTGGGGCAGTCTAACATTTGGAGGTGGAAATAAGTATAGGCAACTTAatgcaaagaaaatgaaaaaagaaattaATTCTGAATGAATATATTATCTTTTATTTCTCTTCTTTCCTgtaattaaaatattttcccTATCATACCAGGTCTTGTGGCATTATAAAATTACTTTCATCatttaaatgaaatatttatCCACCTTTGGATAACAGTAATTCCCAAGTATTGGAATTTCTTTGttatggggcaggggaggaaacatCTTCAGTTTGATTTTAAgttgattaaaaaaatattagctagatttttgaaaatgaaagacCATGCTCATCTATTCATGGGAGATGCTAGCCATGGGAGATGCTGGGATTAATGCCAGCTGGACAAAGAGAAAACTTttgaagtagtgattctctttctattaagtggggggagagcaactgagactgttcacttccaacacagcatccctccagtggctgctgctgtggctactACTACCAGtggctactactactagtagtagtagtagtaaggtaaaggtaaagtgtcctgtcaagtcaattttgactcctggtgcccacagagccttgtagttttctttggtacaatacaggaggggtttaccattgcttcctcccgtgtctttcagcatcttcctatatcgctgctgcccaatatagcaccagcgggagtttgaaccagcaaccttctgcttgttcgtcaagcatttccccactgcaccacttaaggtgatggtgGTCgtcgtcatagtagtagtaaattgctttggaaacattttcattgaaaactggtatatagaCAAGATTTTGTTCGTTCATCCATGTTCAGTTGTGACTCTCCATAAATAGACATCATATCTTCCAAAAACTAGATATGACAATTTATTCAAGTGGCATATTTATTGAGCATGTAAACAGATAATTAACTAATGTTAAAGACAGACATGTTTTTACATGGATGGGGCCAATCTGGAAGCATCCTCATCAAATTCAGTAGAAATGTACCTTTTTGCAAGATCTGAAGGAATATCATTGCTTTCATGTTTGTGACCCTGCTATTACAAATTCCTTCCAGCATTTGAACTTTTCAAATCCATGTACTAGTGAAAAGGCATTCCTTTCACCCAAAAGATTATTATCATTTTGCTCTAAGAGCAGCTCTTAGTTGAACATTCTAAGTCACCTGCTTTCCATCTTATAGATTTTAATATTCCTGACCCTGCCAACATTTTacaggatcatcatcatcatcataattaagAGGAATGTTGGAGAACTAAAAATGCACCATGGTTTGATTATCCTTACTAACAGGACACATCTGTTGCTACAAATTTCATGTAAAAAAATTCTCCTACCACCACTTATGTGGAAGTCTGTCTTTTATGGGACATCATTTAAATGCAGTCTATTACTTGCTGGGGTTGATGCTACAAAATACATAACTCTCAGCATTATTGGCTAAAACTAAATATATACTTATACCCTATAAAATACAGAGAAATATTTTGAGTTGCAAGATATGCAGTCTGAAGGTTTGCAGCTGCTTCATCTTTCAGTCTGCAGCTATAATCCATAGGGATTGTTATAGAATACTGTAGAAGTCATAATCTATTATATTGTAAAAACAATCAACACTGTCTGCATTAACATAACTTCCAATTGTACCTAAAAATAATAGGGCAGCCATGCTGATCCATTGTatgaaatcaataaataaatatctatgaacccctgctaacttggcaaagaggcaccttttaatgtggtgttctcttttatttagcagggggagagtaactggccttttccacccccagcacagtacctccagtgactgttgttggtgtctagcttatgtttctttttagattgtgagccctttggggacagggatccatcttatttatttattatttctctgtgtaaaccaccctgagccatttttggaagggcggtatagaaatcaaataaataaataaacaaacaaacaaaccaaagtaGGGCAGTATTTTTATTAGGCAGGCCAACTACAATGTTACAAAGTAGTATGCAGCAAGCTTTCAAATTCTCCAAAACCTAACATTGTTTTGCTGTATATCCATCTAATTCTGGAGAATTTGAATTactctatttacctgaatccaagactaggtttttccccaaAGTTTTTGGATATTCAATATCAGGAggtaatcttaaattcagaatcctgttctttttgagtaaatgcaggtataacctgtatttaacttctactttttaagggagtcatcttaaattcagagttgtctttgatttgggtaaatacagcacACAAGATCTTCACGAGAGCTGACTTGTCATCCACACATTCCCACAGAATTCAATCTAGTTTCCCAGTACTATTTAGACACCTAGCAGGGACCTTGTGCAATTTCCACAGTGTTACCCTCTGGTCAGCTCTAGTTTTCCAAGAATAACTCAACCTTTTCCCCATTTGCCagaaaagtagtaatgaaaaggtGTGGGTAATTCTTGGAAAACATAAGTTGGCTGGCAGGTGGTGCTGCAGAAATGGTGCATGTTCCGTGTTAGGCATCTCAACAGCATGTCTGATCCTACTGGGAAAGAGGATAGGAGGTTTGCTGGAGTGTGTGGATGGTGAGTCAGCTCTCACTTAGAACTTGCATGCAAGCTCTTCACAACACATAGTTTATTGCTATCTGGAAATATCCTATATGTCTTGAGAACCAGATCTtataacttgtttaatttggagTACTGGATTCTAAAATTATGAAAATGTAAATACTTTGGTACCTAGTTATTGTCCTAGTTATTTGGTACCTAGTTACCTAGTTATTGTCCAACAATAAAAATGTCCATGGATGCACATCAACGTGTGAACAATAAATGTCTGGTTTATAATAAAATGTTTTTATGAGTCATGAGAAGTTAGTATTTCCCCACAAAAGGTGGAATTATTAAATATAGGGATTATGCTATATTTTACTTTTATGCTTTTCTTGCCTCCCTTGTATTTATCTTGTTCCATTTAACTGTTACCAAGGGGAATTGAAGCTGATGTTATGTTGAGGTTTTGTGGTATCTTGGTTTGTTTAATGCAAAACACTGCCCAGTTCACCCAATATGGGAATAATATTTCCTATTTTGGGAAATGGGACAGCCCAACTACAGGCTGGTCCAACTACAGAAGTGGCCCAAGAAGTCACATGGGGTAGCAGTATTCTATGGGCATTAAagtaaaacagtgccatccaagAGGATGCTGGGGAAAGACTATAGGATGTGTTTCCTAATAAATAATTTGATCAATTGTTCCTGATGTTGCCTGCAAATTCAAGAATTCTgtctttttttggtggggggggggatcttgtcTATCCACTAGTGCTATTGCACTAACAGTCTATTTGAGGGTTGTGCCACAGAAAAGACAACAGTCCTGCTGTAACCCTGATGATTGGGTTCCTAGGTTTAATGGATTAATTTCTATTTCTCCTAAgcactattcacatgttatgttcaacattcataccaTCTGTGAacagagatctgtacacagatctCTCTGCagataattaaaaaacacacacctagcctggtttttaagcctggctgttagctgaggttaagggagggagCACTCTCTTACCCCCAGCTACCTGCTCATGTGCGAGCATAGGCTGCTTCTAGCCCAGAGGCACACAGAGCgcatagagtgcccatctcttggggaatcccccaatgcagtgtgcgtgtagtgtggtgcattgtgggcttcacagaggctgggacaacaagtCCCAGGCTCAGATCAATCCACCCTATTccacgctgcatggagcagggctgtttgtgtggTCCATGCTCCCACCAACTGAACAGTGAttgtctggagggaaggcaaagtttgggaagccttctccccgccgcccccaacctgcctggtaggtcatgtgaacagccccattatgatgaatgcaggtacagcagtacacttactATCTGCATCTTACATTTGAAGGCGCCTGTACctaggtccacttttaaaatgaattcacattaaaaaaacatgtataagtgtacagacatctggatGCAGGTATagagtaatgtctgaatagggctgtagtCTGACTCCAAATGTGTATATCAGCCTGGAGTTCTAGAATCATAAATAGATTAGTGCTGGCCAACCCCTGGTTTGACTCTTGAAATGAGTTTCCCTCATTCCTTCCTAGAGCATTTACATGTCACAGCCAAACCTGAGTTTAAGTTGGGCAGTGTACTTACAGTGCATATTACAAGTCCTTTGTTCATACACAGTGACAGAGCATGTGGCCAGATTCACCTGCGGTGGTTTATTTATGTGGCTTGCCATATTGTGAGCTGCTTGTTCATCTCacataaataaaattgtatgTGTTTACCTCTGTTAAATATTTGGAGAGCATGCACTAAGGTTTTGGCAATTCAAGTTTCTAAAGTGATTACAATAAAAATAGTGCATTTTGATCTTCCCATTATGGAAAGAGTTAAATTTGTTACGATATTTATTAGACCACATTCTGACCCAAGGTCCTGgacctgtttttttaaatattggaAGGTTTTTATCTCTAGAATGGGGCTTTCATACTAAGCTATAAGAaatacatcatttatttatttatttagaatattttataCCTCCcacaacctgcatctctgggaggtttacagttaaaaacatttaaacatcaattaaacaattacaatcatttaaacattaaaatcattaacattaaaaccatttaaaaacccaacattaaaataaaatttggttAGCACAGTTATTATATTGCTGCACTTCTCTTATAAAATGGAAGCAGTTCATCAGAATCTCTTCCAAGAATGACTACAAAAATATTCAGATCACAGTCCTTCAACATTATTTATAGGTATTAAGGAACTGATTCACATGATGCTCTTGGCAGGCATCAATAGTTTCCCTAATTTTACAGATGAAGAAAATTTGTTGCTGAGAATTCATTTCTAGTGCCCTTCAAAATAGAGACATAGGACATAGTAAAGAACATGGACTCTGTCGAACCACACTCTGGGGCCTCACATGCCTCCAACCTCATAAACCACATTTTCTCA carries:
- the LOC128327428 gene encoding uncharacterized protein LOC128327428; translation: MDEEEAGAPQEANLETPGKVTRERPVCVAALCLVGDFSNARGGQVPSKVPAPATGIHLVIGLSYVSVCDLACLLPLGAARQLRVIAHRSVCVNAPQSTRDSLQLAPESGYKMAQHYKMAAGNDIRTNFQLLKIHARQTLLVAVCSFYAFPPEKPPATANLKKEEGRKRERKKEREKERENEKEDSISLMISTQTHFQTSS